GCATTTGTATTGGGGCGCTTAATAACTGATAATGTTCACATAGCTTATGAATTAATTCATTATTTGAGACTTAAGAGGACAGGGAAGAAGGGCTTTATGTCTTTGaaattggatatgagtaaagcGTACGATTGGGTGGAATGGGGCTTTTTGAAATCTATTATGGAGGTATTGGGCTTCAATGAGGAGTTTGTAAAGCTGATTATGGTGTGTGTTAGCTCAGTTTCCTTCTCTGTGCTTATTAATGGAGAACCTAAGGGGCCTATTATCCCTTCTAGAGGACATAGATGGGGGGATCCATTGTCCccctatctttttcttttatgctcTGAGGGGTTAACCATGTTATTAAAAGAAGCCGGACTGAGGAAGCATCTTTCAAGGGTCAAGATTTGTATGGGGGCCCCAAATATCACTCACTtactgtttgcagatgatagcttgATTTTTTGTAAGGCTGatttagaagaaaatagaaGGATTCAATCAATTCTTGAAAAGTATGAGACAGTTTCTAGTTAGCAGATAAATCAAGAGAAAACAGCAAGGGTTTTCTGTGGAAATGTGCCAATTAGAACTcgagaagaattaaaaacttatGGGATAATTCTGAAATTCAGTAGTACGAGAAGTATCTTGGGTTACCACCATTAGTTGGAAGATCCAGAAACCGAGCTTTTCAAGATATTAAACAAAGAGTCTGGCAGAAGTTGCAAATTTGGAAAGAAAAGTTACTTTCTCAAAGGGGTAAGGAAATTTTACTAAAAGCAGTGATGCTCTCTATTCTTACTCTATGAgttgttttcttcttccatCTAGCTTGTGTGATGATTTGGAGGCCATGATGGCtcgtttttggtggggtcaaaaaaagaatgaaaagaaaatatattggttGAGTTAGAATAAAATGTGTACTACTAAATCCTGGGGTGGTTTGGGTTTTAAGAAGCTCAGAATTCATAATTTAGCTATGttagctaaacaagggtggaggtTGCTTCAAGATGAGAATTCTTTACTTCATAGGCTGCTCAAGGCTAAGTATTTTCCTTCATCGAATTTTTTGATAGCTGGTTTGGGTAGATCTCCTTCTTATTCTTGGAGAGGGATTTGGGAAGCTAGAAAGTGGGTAGCGGATGGATGCAGGTGGAGGAttggagatgaaaattttgttaatGTCTGGCTAGATAAATGGATTCCAGGTCATAATTCTTTGGTAAAGGAAGGGGTTGAGATAAGAGAAGGAATTGAATGGGATTGTGTGAATACTTTGTTTCCTGAAAACTCTAGATCATGGGACATGGAAAAACTTAGAGCTCTCTTTAATCCAAGAACAGTAATGGATATTTTGAAAATGCCTTTTGGAGCTGTGAATAGTGGAGATAAAAGGGTTTGGAAATTTGAAAGAAGTGGTTTATTTAGTGTTAGTGTTAAGGTTCTGCTTggtaagtgagatgaaaattttgagtttaagatgaaatattaaaatattatattttaatattattattgttttagaatttgaaaaagttaagaaaaagttaaattatttagtatattttatatggagatttggaaaagttgtaatgatgagatgagaattttgagtttaagatgaaaatttttgtttaccAAACCGAACTCTGCTACCGTTTCATAGCCCCTCATGAAGCTGAATCCTGGAATGCTAGCAACCACAGAATGACTTGGAAACATTTATGGAAGATGCCGGTTCCTAAcaagattaaaatatttgattggCGTGCTTGCAAAGATGGACTGCCAACTAAGACAAATTTATTATCAAAACATGTTCCTATTGATGGAACTTGTAGTTTTTGCAacgaaaaagaagaaggagcTTGTCATGCTTTGGTGGGCTGTAAGTTCTTAGGAGAAACTTGGCTGAAAGTTTTACCTAGACTGGATATTGGAGCTTCTTCAAATGTTTTTTATATGGCTCTTAAGTTTTGCATGGCCAAACTTTGGGATAATTTATCTATCTTCTTCACTGTGGCGTGGGGAATTTGGTAcaagagaaataaattttttcatgatcaAATTGTTGTTTCTCCTCACAATGCAACTGAACATGCTTTATCTTTACTGAAGAATTATAAAGTTGTGTATAAGAAGAATAGACGGCAAGTGCAAGACTTCTATCAATGGAAGGTACCTCAAGAAGACTTTCTAAAGCTGAACGTGGATGGATCATTATGTGTAGAAGCTCGAAAAGCAGGAGCTAGAGCCATATTGCGAGATAGAACGAGAAGAACATTGCTGGCAGCATCTATACTAGAATCGGATGTTGAAGAAGTTGAGCACATTGaattattagttatttttcGTGGACTGCAACTATGTGCAGGTATGAGAATTCATCATATTCAAGTGGAAAGTGACTGTCTCATGGTGATTGAAGCTTTAAATCAAGAAAGTATGTCCAATTCATTGTATGGTGAGATTTATCATGAGATTAAACAGTTGTCTTCTTTATTTGGAGAATGCTTGTTTACACATGTTTATAGGGAAGCTAATATGACTGCTCATTTATTAGCTCAATGTGGTAGACAGGTTGAAAGTATCACCACgtggtgggattgtattccagattttttatctcaaatctAATGATTTGATTTATGTCTGtaatcttctttttattttaatgaagtttgaagtttgaatatacaaaaaaaaaaaaaaaaacataatttttactAGATAGGTCATACATAATTGTTACTAGATAGGTCAAACGTACACCACGCGAGAAGATTATGTCCCTACTGATACCAAGACAGGGCACAACTCATAGTTTTTCAAGTCAATGTGATGTGATGGTTCGCTTGCCGACGCCTATTATTTCAATACCGTATATAACTTCAAAAGAGtataaatcttttaattttctttattatctTCTCTTCTGATTTCAACTGCCATCTATGGGAATTAAACACACATTGTTAATGGATCAATATggactttcaaaaaaaaaaaaggaaggctCAATATGGAGAAGAATTTGTCAACACATACAGAAACCCGAGTATTTTCAAGCACATCTTCTGGAGAATGTTCTAAATATTTCAGTGCAAACAGTCAAACATCTCAAGCAGCACCTAGTGATGAGCAAGAACCTTAGAAATCGATCatttcaaaaaacaaacaaaaacaaaaagaagaagaagaacttaATCGAACATGCATTTTGCAGTCTTATGTGactgtaatttatttttttacgcaTGTGAGAATTACATGATGAGACTTATACATCATGCATATTGGAGTTATGAATGGATCTAAATTGTGAATAAGTGAAGTCATGAATGTGGACAGCTAGGAGGGAAAGTCTTCTAAGGTtgcatatattttattaattcctACATTATTATAGGGTGTATGAAATCTCCAATTACAAGATTGATCTAATGCATAGGATACCCAAATAAAGAGggacaaaaaacataaaaactaaaCCTTCTTCAATTAGTGactgtaataaaataaatatagaggTAAGAAAAACAAGTATTTTCAATGTTCCAACCATTTTGCTTTGGATTGCTTGGAGCATTGGCAATCGGGCATTAGATTAGTCAAATCGTAGTTTTTGGTACGGGCAGGCACATTCCATACCGGTCACTATGCCGGTATATGCATAATACTTGTTTCGTACCGACTAAAATATCAGCTGTACTAGCCGTACCAGCCTGTATTTTGGCCTGTATGGCCAGTATTTcaaccattatatatatatatttttttaagttataatcttattttttgacccccaattcataccagatttttataatttatatatatattgtattcatgtataatttattcatatatagactattattttaaaatataatttatatatatttatatataatttatttatatatcgactatcccgaaacgatgttggtaccgaaatatttcgttctagtGTCTTAACGGGTACGACATCCTGTACGATATTCAAAACGTTAAGTTAAATGCCTCTTCATCTTCAAATTTAGTAAATATCATCCACATTTACTCCACATTGAATTAGCCAAACTGTTTTcatataatgaaaatataagttacaataattttattcttcttttcaaatatgAATGAAATGTACTGTAGCaagtctaaatatatatattttttattgtaattatGAGAATTTGCTTCAATCGTTTGATACCCGGTAAAACagccaagaaagaaaaaaccacCTTCACTTGGCTGAAGCAAATTCGAGTCCGAATCTTGAGCTTTGATTTTCGTTCCAATTTTAcactttttcttttggtttaatAATTGCCGTGCGTTTCCTctgtaattaaaaataaaataaaaaagtaattaaaaaataaaattaattaaaaaaaatataaataataatattttattattataacaaATGTACTAGCTAATTCaatgtaaattttaagtatTGACTGattacttaaaagttaaaaagtcaCACCCTTTATATTTTGAAGATTAGGATAATCAATCCAATATCAATGCTCAAAGAAGTTCATAATTTCCTATTGACATTTGGGTTAATATGACTGGGCACAACAAGTAACCAGATTCTCAAAAATCTCTCAAGATTTTAGATTTAAGAGCGGTTATAGTGATAGATACGAATCAAATCTTATAATAGAtatagtttggatagtgagatgagatgattttagataaaaattaaaaattaaataaaatattattaaaatattattttttaatattattattgttttaaaatttaaaaaaattaaattatttattatattttacatgaaAATCTAATAAAGTTATAGTGATGAGATTAAACcgtttttgtatttaaacagGCGTTATTGTCTTCCGAGTTAATTTCTTGAATCCATTTATCATACAAAAATGTGACAACATTATCCCAACTTTTCCTTCCTACGTTTTCCATCTGTTTGAGATCATTTCCATTATCTAGAAGTACGAGCTCGTATGTTACTTCAAGCCCCAAGCTTTAGTAAAGAATCTAAGATGACAAGCCTTCAACTGTGCCGGCCAACTAGACTTCTTGGTACCCCCTTGTAACTTTGAAAGAGATAGCAAAGAttcatatatatgataaattcgAAACACTTTTGAGACCAAGGTACAAAACAACCATACATGCAAAAGACCACAATATCCATTTTCTAACGTTCTTTTTCCATAAAAACACATTTCACCAGaaccacacatgccaaaaatctcattggCCCAACCACAACCACTTATTACATGTACACCATGGTCTCCCATCAGCACATTCACACATCCTGACTAGCTTCATCAAACCACGAGTAACGACCGTATTTGTGACTTTGTAACGAACGATAGTTTCACGCCTAACGTGTATCGTGACTAGGCATCCTCTAGCTCCTGCCAGCAGAGGGGCTACAGAGATGACTCGAGAGCGTTACCGTTTTCTTCGATTCTGTTATCGCTTGGCAGGCGACAAATTagaggacgtcactcagttttatacactcccgagtgatcagaaaaactctaccgagataatatttcatttcagcTTGGAGTCATGTTACACACGCACTCACATGTTATCACCAATACATGAAAACCTAGTTTCACAATCTCATACAACATAGTATAACACAGCACAGTAACATAATCAAGACACATAATAATAACGGTAAATATGCATATACATGACATGCAGTATATTAGATGATATGACATAACACACGTCAAATAATAGAACAGCAAACACAAGATTACAGTTTCACAAACCAACTACAATTCCCAAACAATTATTGCCATTCCAATTCAAACACTTTGTAGCGCCCAAGGCCTTTCTCTCGACCAGACTGCAAACAGTATTAGTGAATAAATCATGTCATAATCTCAAGCTTGCGTCAGAGAGTTACTTACTATGCTGAAAGGAATATCTGGATGATCAAGCGAGCGACGAAACTAAGAGCTCCGCACTTCCGGAACTCTTTGCGAGAAAGCGCGACGAGTGGCGGCGTCAAAAGGGGCAGGGCACGGTGGCAGCAGCTGCTATGCACAGACATAGGCGGATCTGGTCTGTACGGCGAGGTTTACAACCGGAGAAATTAGGGGAAAGCCAGAATGTGGTGGCAGTGGGTGGAGGAGGGGTTCTTCACGGCCGGGCACGGCAGAGCATGGCGGGCCAGTGGCTACATGTGAGCCTAGCTCACGGGTTGGGCCGTTTCGTGGGAAGAGGGTGTTGGGAATGGGAAGGGGAAGGTGAGCATGTGGTTGAGCAGCGACTGGAACACGGCTGGGAGGGGAGGTGCGCGGCGGTGCACGGTGGCGCTGGACGGGAAACTTCCTAAATGTCACGGGAAGGGGGTTTTGAGGCTGGGGAACACGATAGAGTAGATAATAAGAGgagaaaatgtgattttt
This is a stretch of genomic DNA from Carya illinoinensis cultivar Pawnee chromosome 15, C.illinoinensisPawnee_v1, whole genome shotgun sequence. It encodes these proteins:
- the LOC122296675 gene encoding uncharacterized protein LOC122296675 — its product is MPVPNKIKIFDWRACKDGLPTKTNLLSKHVPIDGTCSFCNEKEEGACHALVGCKFLGETWLKVLPRLDIGASSNVFYMALKFCMAKLWDNLSIFFTVAWGIWYKRNKFFHDQIVVSPHNATEHALSLLKNYKVVYKKNRRQVQDFYQWKVPQEDFLKLNVDGSLCVEARKAGARAILRDRTRRTLLAASILESDVEEVEHIELLVIFRGLQLCAGMRIHHIQVESDCLMVIEALNQESMSNSLYGEIYHEIKQLSSLFGECLFTHVYREANMTAHLLAQCGRQVESITTWWDCIPDFLSQI